In Pseudoliparis swirei isolate HS2019 ecotype Mariana Trench chromosome 22, NWPU_hadal_v1, whole genome shotgun sequence, the DNA window tataatttaaagattttaaataattcaatttCATATTAAGTACAAATCTTTTATTATATGCTGTATCATATAATATGCATTGTATATCAATTGATTATAATACAGTGTTGAATTCatgttaattataataatttatatagtTATGATGCTTATTTACTAGTAACAAAACTATGTTACATAAGATTCTTAGACAATATTGTTTATTaaagataaaacacacaaacttcAACGCCGTTAATAGTACTGTGTATTATAATACATGGCGATCTAGATTGAGCCGACTAGGCGTTCAAACTGAAACTGAAGAGCCAAACATGCACCGAAGCTCGCAATGGAACCGGAACTTGAAGCGCGAGTAAGCGTAACCAGGTAGCCACACTAAAGATGTCAGATAGCCGGAGAAGATGCTTGCGGTATTAGCAAAGTATATTTATTCGATAAGCAATACACAACAATATTCTGATGCGTTTACTTGATTACGAGTAATGGTATAATTATGTACTATGGAAATGTACTTTCTGATAATGATTCTTCAGGATGTTGTCAGTTACTGTGCTTGACGATAAATGGCATGCATGTATGAATCAGTAGAGTCAATATTGAACGTTTCTttgaaatacatatttacataatactttatatataattaatatatatattaactaatagtatattaatataattataataaatttcTGGATCTATCTTGGTTTATTAAGACAGTTTTTTTACGATCAGTGTAACTTATATAAAGCAGGTAACTCGAATGTTTTGATAAAATGTCTACTAACAGTAGTATTTCAGCTAGACTATCTTGAACTATAGTTTAATTAGTATGTTTGaagtaaattattaaatatgtatatcatGTATCTTTAGTTTGTCATTCGGATTATATAATTGAGACATTGTACTAAGTTTAGTAATGTCTTATTAAAATTCAAAGGACAGCAGTTGTCGAAACAAAGTTAAAAATCTAATAATCATCAGAAAAAATGAGCAATACAAAGTAAACAGAACTAAATAGGAAATATACCAACCAAACAGCAGATCACAGACAATTAAAACACAAATCAAACGAGAAACGCGGAAGCAACTATCGAAAGATCAGAGCAACAGCAACTCAGCAGACAAACAATCGACAAAGCAGAGAATCATGTACTATCGCATGAAAGAATTTAAAATACAGGAGCAAATCTAAGAAATGAATGATCAGCCTTTAATCGATTCAATGATTGGTTAATGACTCATGAACTAGAATTAACAATAGAAATGTCCCTAGATTATGGAATTCACTATACTTAGTACACTTTTGCATGCATAATAACCTAGAATTACGTCAATTTACTATGCACATGTATATCATTAAAGAACTTGAAATTAAATATCAAATTAAGAAGAATTAACATCTAGTAACATCTACAGCAGTAGATATCAAATGAAACATGACATTCACATTAAAGATAGCACACTCCTCATAATCAAAGATAACTATGCATATACCAGATACTATGCACGTATGCCATTACAAAGCATAATTCCTAAACATGTGAGCTAGACTACTCAAGAAGTCATTATAGCAATACACATCTCAAAGCAGACATGAGATAGTAGTAAGCTATGCAGTCATCAAGAACCTTGAATGCTGCGAGAATGTAACAGCTTAAATAAGAAGATCAGATGACAAATGTCAGAATGAAGCTAAATCAATGTATGTCTGATGCAAGTCCGTAGCATATTCGCACTTAATACAGTGAAAAGTTAATCGTTCAGACAGAAGTTTCAGTCAGACCATAAATTATTTGAGATGTTAGTACTATCATTTATTACAAACTAATATATATGCTAAGTAACAATAAATCACATATTAACTATGGACTCAAGTCACAGTTCATCACATCACGTCATCTGTGACAGCTATTATTCAGTACAAATTCCAGTAGCAGTAACAAGTGTACATATagaacaaacacatgcacatattaATTATACAGCACTATATGCAGCATACATACGCTAAGAAACGACTACGTAAACAACTGCAACAATGAGCTAGATTAACAGAGCAGAAGAGCCACAGGTCAGAGTCAGATGCTACAACGCTGCAAGTTAAGCAAACATTATAGCGCGCATCAGCAAAACATGTAGTAAACTAAATAAACAACTAAGTTATAATCATAACAAATGACAAGACATAAGATTACAAGTAAGCAAGAGCAGTAGGCAGACAGCTTGAGTTACTTTCACAAGCTACTCGATAATGAAGTACAGTCCTTACTAATGAGTCGTACAGTACATAGTGAGTTACAGATTGAGAAGACTCATATACCTATAAGTATTGTTCATGATAACACATTATAATGGAAACTACATATACTTAACATTGTTAACATACTATTTTAATAACTATATTACAACCAGTAAATGCAGCAGATAgctgtaaatatttaaatatgagaTACTTAATCAGGACTCGGTATGAGCATTCTATCACAGAACTATTCTCTTGTCATGATATGCGATTCGATATTATCACTTCATTGAATCATGACAATGATTAATAGTTATCatctaaataaattataaatcatACATCAATCATATAATTCAGATCATCGCTATACGTCTTCCTCAATTAGCAACACATTGAAGTTACCACTGTCCTTATCATAAGTCGTATAGTCAATACTGGTCTCTTTAGTCATGTCAACATTAGAGTCAGTATCATGGCACATTTTTTGTCCAAATCATCTAATTGTCCTATACGAGAATTTACACGTCATAGTGCAAACGACAGTTCATCATCATGGCAACGTCTTGCATAGACTGACATCGTACCCATCGTCAATAGACTGTCATCAAGTATAGGCACGCATTGCCAAACGAGTTACTGTGACAGTGTACACTGTAGGTATGTGAACACCTAGACGTCAGCGAAGACAGTTTAACGTAAAGTTGTGAAATTCTCATGAATTCCAGCTGTCGTGTTTCAGATGTACTCAAATACACGGCGAAGCAAATGTGTACATTAGTGGCAGAGTCTCATCATGAGATTCACTGGTTTAAATCTTTATAAGTAGATATCATTAGTGATCAGATCATTAGTCTCAGATATatcatcgtcttcatcgtcATCGTTATTTACCAGAATATGTACGTGACAATATGTCATCTGATGAGCTTTAGGTGTTACGTCCATATGTTAAACGTCTATAGATAACATACAACATTATGTCTTATTCGTACGTTCTAATCCAATTCTTACATTAAAGATCATTATAGTTGTAATGCTGACGACACTTGAATACTTGACTACGTTAGTTTAAATGACATCTGAtcaattacatgtgaatgataATGCAGtaacattatatatgtacattctGATGACGACCAGCGTTCATACAAGTTACTTATTTCTAAGTCAGATGCTGTAACGTTTCTCGATCGACAGGTGATGTCGTGGAGATTGCAGCGCAACGTATATTGTACTTATTATATAACAGCACCTAATATTAGTAGATCAATCAACTATCATTAAATTTTTGTTAGAAATCATCAGAGCGTATCTATTTAAGCTGTCGAGTAGAAATGAATAGTAAGACAATTCACTACAGGCTGTACATAAATTAAGTTCTATGTATTGACATGCAATCTAGACCAAAGTACATCCGGAAAGTCTGAAAGCATTGAGGTAGATCCAGTTAATATCATTTTAGTTCGTGATCTCACAACTAGATAATTCCAGTAATTGAAAACTGTTGTTTTGACTATTAAAGTTACTTTAACTAGTCTTCAAGAAATTACTATATTCATTTGTTATCACTGTGTAAGGTAAATTAGATAACAAAGATattgagaagaagaaagtgcATATGAATATGTTGATGACATTGAACAGATGAACGACTAGCTGAAGCATAGGTCAGACATGAGTGTATATGAAAAGATTCAATAGATAACTACGAAGATGGAATGTAGCAATGTGCTGTATTTACGTAAGATAGTACGTTAACTTAATATTAGAAGAAGTAATTGAACAGAGTTGATTGAATTGTTGTACGACTTGAAAGATGTAGAATGAATGACTGCATAGATATGTGATCATTGAAAGCTGAGACTATGTCCATACAGTTGAAAATTAAAAGAATTAGAGTAATGAAGGTTATAACtgttaatcatgattaataGTACAAGTTAGCATAAATGTCGATATACGTAGGACGTAGATAATGATGAACGCATCGGATAGGTGCGTAAGAAAGTATTGTCTTGACATAGTGACTGAGTATAACATAGTCATACGATGATGCAAGACTAAAGCAATGAGTGCAATGCAATGAATATGCTCATTCTAAATATCTTGTAAGTAATTTCTAATTACATCAAGGTACTAACCATGATAGTAAACATGTAGCTATTGCATGAGTTAGCAAAGATGAAACGAGATTGCACAGAGAGACTCTGAGATTGGGTAAGTAGAGTGCTGAAGACACATACTAAGAATAGGATGCCTTTGTCTAGAACGAGAGTGGCCAATATTAAATGATGCTCTTGAGAAACTGAGTATGAAACGTGCAATGATGTAAAGCTGATTTCACTTAAAGAATCATTAATTATTGATTGGCAATTCTGGCACTGATAATTGAATAAATGATTTTAGAAATATTCGAAAAGTGGACAGCGATTCCTAACTTGCTAGAACCATGACTATTATTGAGAGTAATGATTTACGTACTAATTGTTAACATCATTACAGTTATGTTAACGATGTTCCATGATTATGTACAAGTAAAACTGAGAACCGTAAATGGAATAATGGATAATGAATTAATGTATGATGTATGAGCCTAGAATATAAGACTGCATATCGATAGCATTAAAATGCAACAGATGTATACGATGTGAAATCTGAAAATTAAGTAGGATTTCGTCCCATAAATTGAATAAATTGCTAGATGTGATTTACCTTGATACAAAAGGTATAAAAGTATCATTAACATGCAAGATGTCAGCCTAGATTCAGAAAATACTTAGATCAAATTAACTACTGAAGTTGAAATTTAAAAAGTCAAGCGTAATTTTGAAAGTGATTACAATTCTCTCTTTTAGTAAAGATCAAAGATGAATCACAATTTGAGCTAATTTTGATTTGATAGTATTGTAATTGTTTAAATATACAGGTAATAGCTTCCTTTTCTGTAAAAATGATGtgataaattttaaaaaattttagcAACAGGGAAAATGTTTAAATTTGAATTCTCTGTGAAGTTAATTTAATTTAGGAAGTGAAATCCTGATGAGAGAAAGAAgccgggtaaaaaaaaaacattcaattacAAGGCTAAAATTTCTTTATAATCAGTTTCCTAGGTATTTTAATTTGCAAAAAGACTTATTTAAGTTGGAGTCAACAATTGTAGAAAGGTTGGGGAAAATTAAGCAAATTTCCATTTGCTAAAGTTTTCCTTGGAGatttcttattttaaaaaactaaaatgaagTATGCGAAAAGTGGGAACGATAACTTAAAATTTAATATCATTCCTTTAAAAGCTGAGAGAAGAAATGAGCCCAAGAATCCAAACAGGAAATTGCAGGAACAGAAAGGTTGGCGATTAAAAAGTGATTtatgaacacataaacataatGAAGTAGTATTTAAGTCAAATCAAAACCGAAAGACTAaaatcaaatgaattaaaaaccaATGCAGTTTTATAAAATAGAATTGAAACAGCCCAATAAtttggattttttaaatttggaaaaaaagacttttaCGAAGAGATGGCACACGACAGAACCACCGTCACCGATGGATGGTTGACAATCGTGACTGATATATACGATATGGAAGTGCTAACTCACAGAATAAGAGCTCAAGAGGAGCGATGTCGTGAGCAGTGGGAGAAACGGACGATGTTTACACATCAACGATAACACAAGGTGGTCAGAGCAAACCAGACCCCTTTTTACTTCTTTATTTCTCttgctgttgttattattatttgtttttcatttctgtaTGTGTTCTATCTGttttgaaaagacaaaaaaataaagtcttaaaaagaaaatgagcCCTTACCCATTGATACCAACTTTCACCATTGTTCCTGggttgtcctggtcctctggaAGAAGGAATGAGAGGAGATAGTGGGAAGTGGAATAATAATACAGCCTGTTAAATCTTGATGAAGCAACATTTATGGTGCCATATATTAGCCTTCACGTGACAGCCAGCACTGAGAATGTGCGTTGAGAAAAAGAGTTCATGGCAAAGTGTTCCACAGATAAGATGTGTGACCACAGTCCAGCTACTGCAGCGACTTCAACCAAACATCCCAGCAGGCCTATACACCACCACATGTATGCGCTGAAGATGTCACATCCTCATAAGCAGCAACAGCTACATTTAAAACAGGAGTAAAAAGACAAGTGCATATGGGTCAGCTGTATGACCTCATGTAGACCACGCTGACCGTCCCCAGGTGGTCGGTGCAATCCTGCAGCTTCTTGGCCCCCTGTGTCTGAATAATGAAGTTCCTGAAAGTATTTACCGTTCGTGAGATGCCTCAGTCTGTCTGGCGACTCTGGGTGTGAGTGGGAAGAGCAAAGTTAGGCAGAGAGATTTATGATTGACCAGAGTTTAAAAACACGCCCCCTCAATGGTCACTGCTcctagctccgccccctgagaAAGTCAAGGTCGTCAGCTTGCACACAGACGTGCAAGCCTGTGTGCGGACATGCCTCGGCAACTTGACTTCATTGAATTACATATCCTagaacagtggtccccaaactacggcccgcgggccggatccggcccgcctccccatttggaccggccccctgaacaataccagagacgcgttccgatttattatttttttcacctggcccgctgccgttgagattgcagtgagacgcggagaaaatgtggagtgttgctcttcgcaatagaacatctttgatgggacgtgtcgctactcggccaatcagcgttcagatgtccacagcgtttgggaagttaggttagcttcgATGTTAGCccactacatctgctgccgtcacgctgcacggtgtagcgatactaacaaagtacccgtacgttaaaaacgatgtgatttagcatatttttagaatcgatacttcattaaaagagcgatcagagcgcacgcgctgctccgttaaatgctgtctgcacgcgcagcgctcacagcgagcgtgagtgatgcgcgcgcacaggtgagcacactctcacttctcactccccccccccccggctggccctccatcagacaaggcaaacgttatgtggccctcacaggaaaaagtttggggacccctgtccTAGAAGCTTCTTTCTCTTCATCTCATTTCTGCTTCTTGTCGATTGACATCATTTCCGCAGAAGTTAAAGTATAATTAAGTCTTCATGTATTTCCACACTTGAAGACtggatatatacacagataataATCTCCTCAGATAGGGGCCTGAAGAAAGAGAGGGGTCCCTCACTGACCTTCTTTGTAAATAGTCACACGAGGGATCAAATCTCTGCCTCCTGACTGTGACATTTGATTTCTAAAGTCCATGACCCTTCACACTGATCTTTCCCTGCCTCTACATCTCCTCAGCAGGTCACACGTTGAGTCTTGGTGGACTCAACATGACCACTGCGTATGTGCAGAGGATGCTTCTCCAGTCTGTTtgagtatgaataaataaataaataactatcgAGTTGCCCTTAATGTCTTGGTAAAATGACAGTTGCGAAATGTAATTTCTTCACTTCTATTCATTGCCCACTTAATATTTGACAATGCAACTCTTTTGTTCTGTCACAGTTTGCAtttacttgtttgttttttaaggcaCTCCAAAAGGATGGTGTACAATATTAAATTAGAATAATGAAAATGTCAGTTTAAACCAGAAGGCCAACCACGTTTAGTGTTGTTGATATTTCCCCCTGGCTGCACACGAAGGCCTCACCAACATGCAGTCCTGAGACCTGAAACCGCAGCCAGGGCACGGCGTCTTCTCGTAGCAGCAAAGCGCGACACATCGAACTGGACCCAACATGACATTCAGTATGTTTCATTTCAGCACATCGAGTGTTCCTATGCTAACATGTTGCGTCATGCGAGAGGAAGTGTAGAGCTGCACCAACAATGGGGGAGTGCTGGTGTGTTCTGTGGTGGCGGTGCAGAGGTCCGGCATAGCTGCACATGCCAGTCCCGGCCTCTACTTTGCAGCTTAAGGTCAAAGAGGGGACGTAAAGGTCAGGCCAAGATTAGACGTGGGCTGGATAGTCAACACGTTTCCACTTCACACTCTCACTATTGTGAACGCAGCCTCATACGGATCAGATGCTCTTTCTCATAACTTCCATTTCTCTGCTCGCAGGAAAGAGAAAAGCATCTTGggcaatattattattttagtctGGTCACTGTGAGACTCAGTTTACAGCAGCATGTATGTATATTAGGTCATCTAACCAGTAAGTACAGTAACCACAACATGTATGGATTGCAGTTAGCTGATCTATAAGGAAGTATGTCTGCATTGAAAAGGGGCCCTCTAGAGCTGGATCTCTTGAACTGGATCTCTTGAGCTGGATCTCTTGAACTAGATCTCTTGAACTGGATCTCTTGAACTAGATCTCTTGAACTTCGATCTCTTGAACTGGATCTCTTGAGCTGGATCTCTTGAACTAGATCTCGTGAACTGGATCTCTTGAGCTGGATCTCTTGAACTGGATCTCTTCAGCTCGATCTCTTGGGCTGGATTCATACGGCTTGTTTCCAGTACTTTGAGTGTAAAGTCCAGAGGGCAGCTGTGTGGCGaggaacaaataaacacacgcgGGATGAGACTGCCACCTAGTGTCACAACGGAAATCTCTGTATCACCTTCAAAATACAGACACCAGCATGTCATATTCTAACTGTATATGGTGGATGTCATGGGAGAAAATAAATCACCTTTGCTCAGTTATTTCTTGAACTTGGAGAATTGCTGACTGTTTTCTGAGTGACGAAAACAAAAATGGCGGAAGGATTTATACTTGAGATCATGTGATACGATCAAAGGCTCCAGGAGTGACTGAATGGACCGGTGACGCTGGTTTGGTGGAAGTAGAATGTTTTGGTCCTTCAACATGGACTTTATGAATTAAAATAAGAATGTATTGTTCTCAGACTGAACACATTGTGGGTACACCACTTGTCAAATGTTAAACTGCATCaaatttctgtatatatatttttttataaatgtcagtTGTAATATGAGATTATCCACCAACATGTTTATTTCCATTTGCCTGTAGAAGGATTCAAGATGTCTGCCCAGGCTGTAACGCAGCAGAGGATCCGTTGACAGATTCTCCAGGATGACGCAGGAAGAAATGAAACTTCCAACAGCCATTGGAAGATTGGATAATGTAATGtagttaaaacataaacatgtcTGGAGATGTTGATGCTGTTCTTTAAAAGCCAAATCGAGATGTGATCCAATTGTGAGGAAACGAACTGCGAAGAAAAAACTAGAAAACTACAGCCGTCAAATTTATTCATACTaatgacacaaaaacacagcagGAATCACAGGTCCCATCATATTTTAACATCTACATCCATTACACACTCCCAATCCATAGATTTAACAATTGCCTAAATCACATTTACTGTATGAAGACAAATGGTAGTACCACTTACTTCAAAACAAGCCCAGAAACCAATGACGATCATTTGATGTAAATACAGTTCACACAATGTTCTAATATTCAGTTTAATAGGGAATAAACTACAGCTGCTGTGTTAATACAGATCTACGCTGGATGAAGCCACATTGGGAATGCTGCACAtttacacaacactacacacacatgtaaacatcctTCAGCACACGTGAACATCCTTTGTGTTTCCCTTATGACTAAGTAGGATGTCATCAGTCTGTATCTTCTCCCCACTAACAGCCCAGTCCGCTCATGGACCCGATCCGATCCAGTTTCAGCCCAAAGCATCCTCGGTTCCATCCCCTCCGTGACCGGTCCGGTCCTGCGCGCTTCTGATTGGCCATCGCCCCCTTCAGCAGGCGCAGCCACGGGCTCTCAGCCCCCGTTTGAGCATCCGCCCATTTGGGGTACTCGGCCGCTTTGACCCCGGCGGTGAAGGTGGACTGCTCCTCTGGTTGACTGTTCAACAGGTTCTCCAGGTCGTCCAGGGTCAAAAGGTCATTGTAGCGTTCCAGAAACTGCTCCATAAactagagggagagaaaaaagatttaATTCAATCGTCAGGGAATGTACGAGGGAGAATAATTCAATCAGCGATACATTTCATTTCTCTTTCCTGCTCTCCCGCCCTTCCTTCTGCACCGTTCTTTTATATCAGTCATCCACTCTGAATTCTCCTCAATATactcttttcttcattttctatTGTCTCTGctacctcccccccaccccttcttctccccctccctacCTGCACAGCATCAGGAGGAGGGTGCAGAGCACGAGCCTCCGAGATCTCCAGAGGTGTCAGGAGGAGCAGAGCGGCACAGAGCAGCACGGGGCACAGCATGGCAGCGGAGTCCACGGACAGGAAGGAACAACTGGAGCTGGAAACACACTAAGAAGACACAAAGAAATTAATGAAAATTACTCGtgcagaaaaaaacaccaagAAATACATTAAATAGTTTTTAGAGAGCATTGCATGTTTATCCAATCCTCAATAGCTGGCTTCcagataataatatatttattatgtatttttttattcaacagGGAGCATACAGAGAAACACCGTTACAAAAAGATAAGCAACGCAACAGTTGTGATGTACACAGGACGTCTACCAGGAGCCGATTACAGGAACCGTTCCTGGTCTGGCTTttacatctggattaaaaccaCCAAACAGATCAAACAGGACACAATGAAGATTCTCTTTTTAAGAGAAATACATTTTGGTgcattaaatattttaaaatattcagATAAACTATTTGAGTTGAAAATAATGTACAAAAGAcctttgagacacattttaaGATGTCCTTACTTCATAATCAGAACTAGGTTTTAGGATGAATTGTGAAAATGGATTTCCTACACAATTTATAGTTTGCTTAAAACAAGACTAATTTATAATTAAACAAAATGACTAACCTATATAACCATTGACGAACACGAGTGTGCTCACCGGTTTGGGTTCTGAGGGTCTCGGGGTTTCTTCTGCTCTCACAGACTCGTCTCCATCTCTGTTCTCGGTCTCCTCTCACTTGTTGGCACCTGCAGGGAGCACCACCAGCTCACTCGGGGGACTCCTCCGACTCTTCGCTCCGTGATGGAATTTAAAGGATTGTTCTTCCTCTTGCGTCTGTCCTCTTGGCAGAAGCTGCATGTTGGGGCATCAGCTGGGATGCTGCAGCGGTTTTGTAGAGCAAGAGACGACCGCCCCCCCCACAACCAACCCatatccttcctcctcctcatctcctttctCTGGAGTGATGTCATAGCCTTAGAGAGTGATTGTCATTGGCAAGGTGACTGTGTACTCTGAATGCCAAACTGTGCTGCAGAAAGCAAGGTCAGAGGGCAACAGCCAGCTCAATGCCTCAATGAGCCAGCTCAAAAGATTCACGGCTTTTATGCCAGGACAATCTGAAATACACATTTCTTGCGCTGCATCAATGTTCCACATCAGCCTCCCTCGCTCCCCTTTGTCTCCAGTCGTTCCCAGCATGCACTAAACTCCCTTCTCTGTTGGGTTAGTTACAGTCCGTCAGAGCCATCTGCTCCCTGTACCCCCTGCTGCCAAATGACTCCACAATACAACAGTTTAAAGTTCAGCAGCCTCTCATTAATTCAAGCAAATAAATCCCCAGCAGATACAAATGTACATCAGAAATTGGACAATGTAGTCCGTGAAGATCTCCTCTGTACTTGTTTGACGTTTTCATACCGGCACCAACACATTTCAGCTTTGTAAAGCATTAAAGTTACAAACTGGGAAAATGTACTCGACAAATTTGAGTATAATTTATTCAGTGGGTCAATTTGTCATCAGATAAAACCTAAGTGCTGCCGCTATCACACAGTTAGCCGGTTGTTGGCAAGTATCTTTACATAACTCAATCGTATGCCAGACCTGCACCCATATTTTTTtcggtggagggagaggaggggggagagaggagggagttaggaggggagggaggaggagggttaaACCACTGTGCCTGCTGGGCTGCAGTGAGAGGGGCTGCAGAGCAGAGGAGGTGGAGCAAGTAGGAGTAGGAGGTGGGAGGCGGAGAGAAAAGCAGACGAAAGAAGCCAGACAAAGAGAGAAGCGACAAGAACACCAGATGCCAGCGAGGGGGCGTAGAGGGAGATGAGGGGCAGCGAGGGACACGATGAAAATAAATTTCTCATCTGAAACGACTGAATTCTCATCTGAAAAAGACTGAAATCCGATATGAAGGATCGTGATGTAGGAACAGATAAGAGATGTGAACAAGTGAAGCTGTGTCGTCGATGATACTTTTATCGTCGACACGCTGTCAAACAcattaacacaaacacaaatgcaaGCACATTCAAGCGCTTGTAAATGATTCATATTCACTTGACATGG includes these proteins:
- the nppcl gene encoding C-type natriuretic peptide-like is translated as MLCPVLLCAALLLLTPLEISEARALHPPPDAVQFMEQFLERYNDLLTLDDLENLLNSQPEEQSTFTAGVKAAEYPKWADAQTGAESPWLRLLKGAMANQKRAGPDRSRRGWNRGCFGLKLDRIGSMSGLGC